GCCGCCGAGCTGCGCAACCAGATGTCGGCAATCTCGCGCGTGCTGCACCAGCAGTCGATCGAGATCGCTTCGGACAAGGATGTGGACATCCTCGCCGTCAAGGTGCAGGGCGGCAAGGCCTGCGTCAACCTGGCGATGGTGCGCGGCGGCCGCCACCTGGGCGACCGGGCGTACTTTCCCGTGCATGTGGAAGACGCCGCGCAGATCCACCACGGCGAACTCGATGCGGAGGAGGGCGCACTGCCCGTGCCGGCGGACCCGATCGAGGTGCAGGTGCTCGAAGCCTTCATCGCCCAGCACTACATCGACGTGCCGGTGCCCGCCACGCTGGTGCTGAGCCATCTCGTCGGCCGCGAGCTGATCGAGGCGATCTCGCAGCAGGCCGGCGGGCGGGTGACGGCCGTGTTCCAGCCGCGCGAGCAGCGGCGGCACTGGCTCGAAATGGCGGAGACCAACGCCGGCCTGCAACTTGCGCGTCTGCTGGCCGAAGAGGGCTCGCAGCAGGCGCGAACCCGCGCGCTGGCCGATGCGCTGGAGCTCGCGCCCGACGACCTCGACAACTTCCGCATTGAATGCTTCGACATCTCGCACACCGCGGGCGAGGCCACCCAGGCCTCCTGCGTGGTGTTCGAGCACCACACGATGCAGAACCGCGAATACCGGCGCTACAACATCGAGGGCATCACGCCGGGCGACGACTACGCCGCCATGCGCCAGGTGCTGCACCGCCGCTACGGCAAGCTGGCCGAGGCCATGGCGGCCGAAAGCGATGCGCCGCCCATGGGCGATGCTGCCGGCGTCGGCAGCGACGCGCCTCCAAGGACCAAGGCCGCGCGCATGCCCGACCTGGTGCTGGTGGACGGCGGCAAGGGCCAGGTCTCGATGGCGCGCGAGGTGTTCAGCGAACTGGGGCTGGCGCTGTCGCTCATCGTGGGTGTCGAGAAGGGCGAAGGCCGCAAGGTCGGGCTCGAGGAACTGGTGTTTGCGGACGGCCGCGAGAAGGTCTACCTGGGCAAGGATTCCGCAGCGCTCATGCTGGTTGCCCAGATCCGCGACGAGGCGCACCGCTTCGCCATCACCGGCATGCGCGCCAAGCGCGCGAAGGTGCGCGTGGGCGGCAGCCAGCTCGAAGACATTCCTGGCATCGGGCCGAAGCGCCGCGCGCGATTGCTGCAGCGTTTTGGCGGAATCCGCGGCGTGGCGGCCGCAAGCGTCGAGGACATCGCCTCGGTCGAAGGCATTGCCACCGACCTGGCCGAGGAAATCTACCGCGCACTGCACTAGCCCGATTGCCCCCGGGCTTTCGGCGCGCCGCGTGTGCATGACACAATCGCCCGCATGTTCTGGACCCTCCCGACCATCATGACCTGGACGCGCATCGTCGCGATTCCATTGATCGTTGGTGTGTTCTACCTGCCGATGGCCGAGCCGATGCGCAACCTGATTGCCACGGTGATGTTCATCGTCTTTGCCGCCACCGACTGGCTCGACGGCTACCTCGCGCGCAAGCTGAACCAGACCTCGTCCTTCGGCGCCTTCCTCGATCCGGTGGCCGACAAGTTCCTGGTGTGCGCCGCGCTGCTGGTGCTGGTGCACCTGCAGCGCGCCGATGTGTTCGTGGCGCTGATCATCATCGGGCGCGAGATCGCCATCTCTGCGCTGCGCGAATGGATGGCACGAATCGGCGCCGGCAAGAGCGTGGCGGTCCACATGATCGGCAAGGTCAAGACGACCGTGCAGATGGTCGCGATTCCGTTCCTGCTCTATGACGGGCATCTGTTCAAGGTCATCGACACGGGCCTCTGGGGCCAATGGCTGATCTGGATCTCGGCGGTGCTTACCGTGTGGTCGATGGTCTATTACCTGCAAAAGGCCATCCCCGAGATCAGGGCCCACAGCAAATGACGGCGGCGGTTGCCGTACCCGGTCCGGGCGGCTCGGGCTGGCTGCGGGCCATGCCGGCGGTCTTCGTGCTGATCTGGAGCACGGGTTTCATCGTGGCGCGCTATGGCATGCCCTTTGCGCCGCCGCTCAAGTTCCTGGCCGTGCGCTATGCGCTTTCCCTCGTGTGCTTCGGCATCTGGGTCGCGCTCGCGCGGGTCGCCTGGCCCAAGGAGCGCGCGCAGTGGGGGCACCTGGCGGCCACCGGCGTGCTGATGCAGGCGGGTTACCTGGGCGGCGTATGGGCTGCGGTGCACGCCGGCATGGGCGCCGGCCTGGTGGCGCTGCTGGTCGGCATCCAGCCGGTGCTGACCGCCATCTGGCTCTCGTTCAACGGCGGGCGCATCTCCAGGCGCCAATGGGCCGGGCTGGTCCTCGGGTTTGCGGGCCTGGTGCTCGTGGTATCCCGCAAGTTCGGGCAGGGTTCCGAGGTCAGCGCATTGACCATGGGGCTCGCCGTGATGGCGCTGCTTTCGATCACCGCGGGCACGCTGTACCAGAAGCGCTTCGTCGCGCCCTGCGACGTTCGCAGCGCAAGCGCCGTGCAGATGGCGGCGGCGCTGGCCGTGTCCTTGCCTTTCGCGCTGATGGAGACCCAGGCCATCGAATGGAACGCCTACTCGATGGGCGCCATGGCGTGGTCGGTGCTGGCGCTCTCGCTCGGCGGCAGTTCGCTGCTCTACATGCTGATCCAGCGCGGCACGGCCACCGCGGTCACGAGCCTGCTCTACCTGGTGCCTCCCTGCACGGCGGTCATGGCCTGGCTGCTGTTCGCGGAGCCGATCACCCTGGTGACGCTGCTCGGCATCGGGCTCACCGCCGCGGGCGTCAGCCTGGTGGTCCGCAGCGAGCGCTGACCCGGCGCCTACCTATTGCTCAGCGCGGCGAAGCGGCCTTGCCGGGCTTCCAGGGCTCGCCGCGAAACTGATCCGCCAGGTGGTCGAGCAGCAGCCGGACGCGGCGCGGCGTCTTGGGCCGCCAGGGCGCGATCCAGTGGATGTCCGCATCGGGCATGGCGTAGTGGGGCAGCACGCGCACCAGTTCGCCGGAAGCCAGTTGCGGCGCAATGTCCCACAGGCTGCGCAGCATGATGCCGTGGCCCGCCAGGCACCAGTCGCGCACCATCTCGCCCGAATTGCTGGTCAGCGGCCCCTGCGCGCGCACGCGCGCGGTGCTGCCGTCGCGCGCGTGGCGCAAGGTCCAGAGCGCAAACTGCCGCTGGTTGACTTCGCCGTTCTCGCGCGCCACCAGACAGTCGTGCATGCCGAGCGCCTCCACCGAGGCCGGCATGCCGCGCCGCTCTATATATGCAGGCGAGGCGGCCAGCACCCGCTGGTTGCGCGCGATGCGGCGGGTCACCCAGTCGGCCTCGCGGCGCTGCTGCACGGCCCAGAGCCAGAGCGCACCGTCGTAGCCTTCGGCGCCGAGATCGGGCAGCCGCTCGGTCAGCAGCAGTTCGATCTGCAGCGCGGGATGGCGCGCCTGGAACGTGGCCAGCGCGGGGCCGAGCCAACGCCGGCCAAAACCGAACGTGGCCGCCAGCCGGATGTTGCCGACGAGTTCGTTCTGTCGTTCGCCCAGTTCGCTTTCCAGCGCCGCAAAGCCTTCGAGCAATGTCCTGGCGTGAAGGCAGACAGCCTCACCCTCGGCCGTGACGCTGAGCCGGCGCGTGGTGCGTTCGAACAAGCGCTGCCCCAGCCTGGCTTCGAGCGAGCCCAGCCGCTTGGTGACCACCGAGGGCACGACATCGAGCGTGGCCGACGCGCCCGCGAGGCTTCCCTGCTCGCGTATGGCCAGCACAAGTTCCAGGTCGCCACGGTCCATCGCCAACTGATTCATGCCAATTCGGAAAGTATGAATTGGCTGATTGTTGCTTGATGGCCGCATGTGCGCAACGCACAATCGCCGCGTGACTGCTTCATTCTTCGACTTTCCCCCATTCGACATCGAGCGCGACGGCGTGCGCGTGCACGGCCGCATCGGCGGGCGAGGCGCGCCGTTGCTTCTCCTCCATGGCCATCCGCAGACACACCTCATCTGGCATCGCGTGGCACCTGCGCTGGCCGAGCGGTTCACGGTGGTCGCGCTCGACCTGCGCGGCTACGGCGACTCGGGCCGTCCCGCGGACGATGCCGCCCACAACGCCTACAGCAAGCGCGAAATGGCGCTCGATGCGCTCGCCGCCATGCGCCACCATGGCTTCGAGCGCTTCGGCGTGCTGGCCCATGACCGCGGCGCGCGGGTGGCGCACCGGCTGGCCGTGGACCACGCGGCGGCCGTCGATCGCATGTTGCTGCTGGACATCGCACCCACGCTGGCGATGTACGAGAACACCACCGAGGCATTTGCCCGCGCCTATTGGCACTGGTTCTTCCTGGTCCAGCCGCCGCCGCTGCCGGAGGCGCTGATTGCTTCCGATCCCGCGCGTTTCGTGCGCAGCGTGATGGGAGGCCGCCATGCAGGCCTTGCGCCTTTCTCGCCCGAAGTGCTGGCCGAGTACGAGCGCTGCGCAGCCATCGAGGGCACGGCCGAATCCATCTGCGCCGACTACCGCGCCTCGGCCACCATCGACCTCGCGCACGATCGCGCCGACATTGCCGCGGGCCAGCGCCTCGCGCAGCCGCTTCGCGTGCTCTGGGGCGAGCACGGCGCGGTGGGCAAATGCTTCGACGTGCTGGCGCTCTGGCGCGAGCGCGCGCTTCAGGTCTCGGGCCGCGCGCTGCCGTGCGGCCACTACGTTCCCGAGGAAGCCCCGGCCGAGCTGCTCGCCGAGGCACTCCAGTTT
The Variovorax sp. OAS795 genome window above contains:
- a CDS encoding alpha/beta hydrolase encodes the protein MTASFFDFPPFDIERDGVRVHGRIGGRGAPLLLLHGHPQTHLIWHRVAPALAERFTVVALDLRGYGDSGRPADDAAHNAYSKREMALDALAAMRHHGFERFGVLAHDRGARVAHRLAVDHAAAVDRMLLLDIAPTLAMYENTTEAFARAYWHWFFLVQPPPLPEALIASDPARFVRSVMGGRHAGLAPFSPEVLAEYERCAAIEGTAESICADYRASATIDLAHDRADIAAGQRLAQPLRVLWGEHGAVGKCFDVLALWRERALQVSGRALPCGHYVPEEAPAELLAEALQFFTPLQQEGTRS
- the pgsA gene encoding CDP-diacylglycerol--glycerol-3-phosphate 3-phosphatidyltransferase, whose protein sequence is MFWTLPTIMTWTRIVAIPLIVGVFYLPMAEPMRNLIATVMFIVFAATDWLDGYLARKLNQTSSFGAFLDPVADKFLVCAALLVLVHLQRADVFVALIIIGREIAISALREWMARIGAGKSVAVHMIGKVKTTVQMVAIPFLLYDGHLFKVIDTGLWGQWLIWISAVLTVWSMVYYLQKAIPEIRAHSK
- the uvrC gene encoding excinuclease ABC subunit UvrC, encoding MSDVHSDQLLSEVAALPQLPGVYRYFDAAGAVLYVGKARNLKKRVANYFQKSHGGTRIGHMISKIARMETTVVRSEAEALLLENNLIKTLKPRYNILFRDDKSYPYLKIASHAFPRLAYYRGAVDKKHRYFGPYPSAWAVKESIQLLQKVFKLRTCEDTVYANRTRPCLLYQIKRCTGPCVGYITPEAYAQDVASAEAFLMGDTQLVLSKLEARMTEHAEKLEFEQAAELRNQMSAISRVLHQQSIEIASDKDVDILAVKVQGGKACVNLAMVRGGRHLGDRAYFPVHVEDAAQIHHGELDAEEGALPVPADPIEVQVLEAFIAQHYIDVPVPATLVLSHLVGRELIEAISQQAGGRVTAVFQPREQRRHWLEMAETNAGLQLARLLAEEGSQQARTRALADALELAPDDLDNFRIECFDISHTAGEATQASCVVFEHHTMQNREYRRYNIEGITPGDDYAAMRQVLHRRYGKLAEAMAAESDAPPMGDAAGVGSDAPPRTKAARMPDLVLVDGGKGQVSMAREVFSELGLALSLIVGVEKGEGRKVGLEELVFADGREKVYLGKDSAALMLVAQIRDEAHRFAITGMRAKRAKVRVGGSQLEDIPGIGPKRRARLLQRFGGIRGVAAASVEDIASVEGIATDLAEEIYRALH
- a CDS encoding DMT family transporter, whose product is MTAAVAVPGPGGSGWLRAMPAVFVLIWSTGFIVARYGMPFAPPLKFLAVRYALSLVCFGIWVALARVAWPKERAQWGHLAATGVLMQAGYLGGVWAAVHAGMGAGLVALLVGIQPVLTAIWLSFNGGRISRRQWAGLVLGFAGLVLVVSRKFGQGSEVSALTMGLAVMALLSITAGTLYQKRFVAPCDVRSASAVQMAAALAVSLPFALMETQAIEWNAYSMGAMAWSVLALSLGGSSLLYMLIQRGTATAVTSLLYLVPPCTAVMAWLLFAEPITLVTLLGIGLTAAGVSLVVRSER
- a CDS encoding LysR substrate-binding domain-containing protein, which encodes MNQLAMDRGDLELVLAIREQGSLAGASATLDVVPSVVTKRLGSLEARLGQRLFERTTRRLSVTAEGEAVCLHARTLLEGFAALESELGERQNELVGNIRLAATFGFGRRWLGPALATFQARHPALQIELLLTERLPDLGAEGYDGALWLWAVQQRREADWVTRRIARNQRVLAASPAYIERRGMPASVEALGMHDCLVARENGEVNQRQFALWTLRHARDGSTARVRAQGPLTSNSGEMVRDWCLAGHGIMLRSLWDIAPQLASGELVRVLPHYAMPDADIHWIAPWRPKTPRRVRLLLDHLADQFRGEPWKPGKAASPR